In the Aneurinibacillus soli genome, one interval contains:
- the rsmH gene encoding 16S rRNA (cytosine(1402)-N(4))-methyltransferase RsmH: MFHHITVLHEEAVDGLNIKPGGIYVDCTLGGAGHSSLIASRLTEGARLISIDQDDTALAAARERLAPYMDHVTLVKSNFRRIKQILHDLHITQVDGVLFDLGVSSPQLDEAERGFSYNAEAALDMRMDQQQELTAYTIVNEWEESEIASIIFKYGEEKFARRIAREICLERARKPIETTEELVELIKRGIPAPARRTGGHPAKRTFQAIRIAVNDELNAFKEALEDSIEMLAPGGRTSVITFHSLEDRICKQTYQEYSKGCICPPGLPQCACGQKPTLKILTRKPIIPTDVEQEENRRARSAKLRVAEKLAK, encoded by the coding sequence ATGTTTCATCACATCACAGTGCTGCATGAAGAAGCAGTGGACGGGCTTAACATCAAACCGGGCGGTATTTATGTTGATTGCACGCTTGGGGGTGCGGGCCACAGTTCACTGATCGCGTCACGGTTGACAGAGGGGGCTAGGCTCATCTCGATTGACCAGGACGATACAGCACTCGCCGCTGCACGCGAGCGTCTTGCTCCGTATATGGACCATGTTACACTCGTAAAAAGCAATTTTCGCCGCATTAAGCAAATCCTTCACGATTTACATATTACGCAGGTGGACGGCGTGTTATTTGACCTTGGTGTATCATCGCCGCAGCTTGATGAAGCCGAGCGCGGGTTTAGTTATAATGCAGAAGCAGCACTTGATATGCGCATGGACCAGCAGCAGGAGCTTACCGCTTACACCATTGTGAACGAATGGGAAGAAAGCGAAATTGCGTCGATTATTTTCAAATACGGGGAAGAGAAGTTTGCCCGTCGCATTGCGCGGGAGATCTGCCTCGAGCGTGCCCGCAAGCCGATCGAGACGACCGAGGAGCTAGTCGAGCTGATTAAGCGAGGTATCCCGGCACCGGCTCGCCGCACAGGAGGACATCCGGCCAAGCGTACATTTCAGGCGATTCGAATCGCGGTAAACGACGAATTGAATGCGTTTAAGGAAGCACTCGAAGACAGTATTGAGATGCTAGCACCGGGTGGGCGGACAAGCGTGATCACCTTCCATTCACTTGAAGACCGGATTTGTAAGCAGACGTACCAGGAATACAGCAAAGGCTGCATCTGTCCACCAGGACTTCCGCAGTGTGCATGCGGACAGAAGCCCACGCTAAAAATTCTTACCCGCAAGCCCATTATTCCGACAGATGTCGAGCAGGAAGAGAATCGAAGGGCGCGTTCTGCCAAACTGCGAGTCGCCGAGAAGCTTGCCAAATAG